From Nicotiana tabacum cultivar K326 chromosome 15, ASM71507v2, whole genome shotgun sequence, the proteins below share one genomic window:
- the LOC107763227 gene encoding AT-rich interactive domain-containing protein 4, giving the protein MFHNQGASRQNCSLLAVVCGKTTEYDQKPDVKDGKPRYCFPEIVSSGRLEVQLLKNPSTDEFRKVLDSWQPNIVYLQGERLSNDEVGSLIWGGVDMSSVEAISGLFSATLPTAVYLELPNGENLAEAFHAKGVPYVMYWKSAFSCYAASHFRQAFLCVAQSSTCHVWDAFQLAHASFRLYCVRNNLIVPEMSQMASGKLVPHLLGDPPKINVPPPEAGPEDDEESNSDTLPAIKIYDDDVNMRFLICGTPCSLDECLLGSIADGLNALLNIEMRGSKLHNRVSALPPPLQAGAFSRGVVTMRCDLSTSSSAHISLLVSGSAQTCFDDLLLENHIKSEIIESSGLVHALPSDEENRPPTSEPRRSMSVACGSEVFEVCMKVPTWASQVLRQLAPDVSYRSLVALGIASIQGLAVASFEKDDAERLLFFCTKQGQEDGFSYDFKIGNPPSWLRPPAPSRKRPNLYQETSAICQNGLASGNHLAVKEENESRLGNGVATPLVTARQKLKVAAMRPIPHVRHQKMLPFSGISAVESLDGNQVKTNLPIIPSSAKGSSVGVTPVTHRKSASSSHQAKQIISLNPLPLKKHGCERSPIHVCSEEEFLKDVMQFLILRGHTRLIPQGGLAEFPDAILNAKRLDLFNLYREVVSRGGFHVGNGINWKGQVFSKMRNHTVTNRMTGVGNTLKRHYETYLLEYELAHDDVDGECCLLCHSSAAGDWVNCGICGEWAHFGCDRRPGLGAFKDYAKTDGLEYICPQCSVTNFKKKVQRTTNGYS; this is encoded by the exons ATGTTTCATAATCAAGGAGCTTCTAGACAAAATTGCAGTCTTCTTGCAGTAGTATGTGGGAAAACTACTGAATATGATCAGAAGCCAGATGTAAAAGATGGTAAGCCGAGATATTGCTTCCCGGAGATTGTGTCATCAGGGCGTTTGGAG GTGCAACTTTTGAAAAACCCCAGTACGGATGAATTTCGTAAAGTTTTAGATTCGTGGCAGCCAAATATTGTGTATTTGCAAGGAGAACGTCTTTCGAATGATGAAGTTGGTTCCCTTATTTGGGGAGGTGTTGATATGTCTTCTGTGGAAGCCATTTCTGGACTTTTTAGTGCCACGCTGCCAACCGCT GTCTACTTGGAGCTCCCAAATGGAGAAAACTTGGCTGAAGCTTTTCATGCTAAG GGTGTTCCGTATGTGATGTACTGGAAGAGCGCATTTTCCTGCTATGCAGCATCCCATTTTCGGCAGGCATTCTTATGTGTGGCACAGAG TTCAACTTGTCATGTTTGGGATGCTTTCCAACTTGCACATGCATCCTTCAGGCTTTACTGTGTCCGAAACAACCTCATTGTCCCTGAGATGAGCCAGATGGCCAGTGGAAAGCTGGTTCCTCACCTGCTTGGTGATCCtcccaaaatcaatgtccctccGCCTGAGGCAGGTcctgaagatgatgaagaaagcAACTCTGATACTCTTCCTGCCATAAAGATCTATGATGATGATGTGAACATGAGGTTTCTCATCTGTGGAACGCCATGCTCACTG GATGAATGCTTGTTGGGATCTATAGCAGATGGTCTGAATGCCCTCTTAAACATTGAA ATGCGAGGGAGTAAGCTGCATAACCGGGTCAG TGCCCTTCCACCACCTCTTCAGGCTGGTGCATTTTCCCGTGGTGTCGTGACCATGCGATGTGATCTGTCGACCAGTAGTTCGGCTCATATCTCACTTCTAGTTTCAGGCAGTGCTCAAACATGTTTTGATGATCTG CTATTAGAGAATCACATCAAAAGTGAAATCATTGAAAGCAGTGGACTGGTTCATGCACTGCCAAGTGATGAGGAAAATAGACCACCTACATCTGAGCCTCGGAGATCAATGTCAGTAGCTTGTGGGTCAGAAGTATTTGAAGTTTGCATGAAGGTTCCTACATGGGCTTCACAG GTTTTGAGGCAATTGGCTCCTGATGTTTCATATCGTAGTTTAGTTGCACTTGGCATTGCTAGCATTCAGGGATTAGCTGTAGCTTCATTTGAGAAAGATGATGCTGAACGGCTTCTTTTCTTCTGCACAAAGCAAGGGCAGGAGGATGGATTTTCCTACGACTTTAAGATTGGCAATCCTCCATCATGGTTAAGACCGCCTGCTCCTAGCAGAAAAAGGCCTAATTTATATCAAGAAACAAGTGCTATTTGTCAAAATGGTTTAGCATCTGGAAATCATTTGGCTGTGAAAGAAGAGAATGAAAGTCGATTAGGGAATGGTGTTGCAACTCCCCTGGTGACTGCTAGACAAAAACTCAAAGTTGCTGCTATGAGGCCCATTCCTCATGTTCGTCATCAAAAAATGCTACCCTTTTCAGGGATTTCAGCAGTGGAGAGCCTTGATGGGAACCAGGTGAAAACTAATCTGCCTATCATTCCTTCCTCAGCTAAGGGCAGCAGTGTTGGAGTAACTCCTGTTACCCATCGGAAGTCAGCATCAAGCTCACATCAGGCTAAGCAAATTATATCCTTGAATCCTCTTCCATTGAAGAAACATGGTTGTGAGCGAAGTCCAATACATGTGTGTTCTGAG GAGGAATTTCTGAAAGATGTAATGCAGTTTTTAATTCTTCGTGGACACACTCGTCTCATTCCTCAAGGTGGCCTTGCTGAGTTTCCAGATGCGATTCTCAACGCCAAACGCCTTGACCTCTTTAACTTGTATAGGGAG GTGGTTTCAAGGGGCGGCTTTCATGTTGGCAATGGCATCAACTGGAAAGGACAAGTTTTCTCAAAGATGCGAAATCACACAGTAACCAATAGGATGACG GGTGTTGGGAATACACTTAAAAGACATTACGAGACTTATCTTTTGGAGTACGAATTGGCCCATGATGATGTGGATGGAGAGTGCTGCTTGTTATGTCACAG TAGTGCTGCTGGAGATTGGGTCAACTGTGGGATTTGTGGTGAGTGGGCGCATTTTGGCTGTGACAGAAGACCAGGTCTTGGTGCCTTCAAG GACTATGCAAAGACAGATGGACTGGAATACATATGTCCACAATGCAGCGTTACAAATTTTAAGAAGAAAGTGCAGAGAACTACGAATGGATATTCCTGA